The following are from one region of the Treponema denticola genome:
- a CDS encoding ABC transporter substrate-binding protein, whose product MKTLKRLTMLILLVSVALGIIACGGTGAGSGAAAKGPIAKAEAIMAEETAAGVPDFTSPPVEDKNLKVSGMPEEVVWITSNPKDLSSKDTKKGGTFHLSLDEYPTTFRYVGPESNLSTTYLMNPHAAFLEVNPETQEFMPYAATHWALGADNQTVYYKLNEHMKWSDGVPCTADDFVFAWESLCSRDLDDPWCNNYYDKFKVKKINDYCVSVKYLESDKLPQVSLIGKANFSPRPKHFYNGEVKNGWYNEYNWKIEPTTGPYVVNADKCVQGEMLVVEKVKNWWGHEYPNWKNRCNIDTIEYKVITGGQDIIEKYFWNGELDFFDMNIPATWRRCAANENITKGYVDRWVANYLPLKGIQGIFFNTQYPLFSNKKVRQAMYYAIDIQGMIDQALYGEFKRSHNIGLGNVWGGIDFNDHSIRKPDFNPDTARKMLGEAGYTVVGSDGILQNSKGERVSFELLYSRPSLTERLSILKEQAKKAGVEIELKMMESGAFNTVLNKKHQAWWGGLSTDYEPSYWELFSKANAETVDTTNFFGWWSEEMEKLLAFEESGPPLEEKAENNKKIERLVHEEALIVPNYYTDFVRCGAWKWIRMPSWGNRKLDIDADFMYYWGYMWIDDDIRQEVLKAKADGKIFEPRVWTPSTRYVSE is encoded by the coding sequence ATGAAAACATTGAAAAGATTAACTATGTTAATTCTTTTGGTTTCAGTTGCTCTCGGAATTATCGCTTGCGGCGGTACCGGAGCCGGTAGCGGCGCTGCTGCAAAGGGGCCCATCGCTAAGGCTGAAGCAATTATGGCAGAGGAAACTGCAGCCGGTGTACCCGATTTTACTTCACCGCCTGTAGAGGATAAGAACCTCAAGGTTTCAGGTATGCCTGAGGAAGTAGTTTGGATTACAAGTAATCCGAAAGACTTATCGTCAAAAGATACAAAGAAGGGCGGAACCTTTCATCTTTCTTTAGATGAATATCCCACAACATTTAGATATGTAGGGCCTGAATCAAACTTGAGTACAACATATTTAATGAACCCTCATGCAGCCTTTTTAGAAGTAAACCCTGAAACACAGGAATTTATGCCTTATGCTGCAACTCACTGGGCATTAGGTGCAGATAATCAGACTGTTTACTACAAACTTAATGAGCATATGAAGTGGTCTGACGGAGTTCCCTGTACGGCAGATGACTTTGTCTTTGCTTGGGAGTCTCTATGTTCCCGCGATCTCGATGACCCTTGGTGTAATAATTATTACGATAAATTTAAGGTTAAAAAAATTAATGATTACTGTGTTTCCGTTAAGTACTTGGAATCAGACAAACTGCCTCAAGTATCTCTTATTGGTAAGGCAAACTTTAGTCCCAGACCTAAGCACTTTTATAACGGCGAAGTTAAAAATGGCTGGTACAACGAATATAACTGGAAGATTGAGCCTACAACAGGTCCTTATGTTGTAAATGCCGATAAATGCGTCCAGGGCGAAATGCTGGTTGTTGAAAAAGTTAAAAACTGGTGGGGACATGAATATCCTAACTGGAAAAACCGCTGTAATATTGATACAATAGAATATAAGGTTATTACCGGAGGACAGGACATAATTGAAAAGTATTTCTGGAACGGAGAACTCGACTTTTTTGATATGAACATTCCTGCAACATGGAGAAGATGTGCTGCAAATGAAAACATTACCAAAGGTTATGTAGACCGCTGGGTTGCTAACTATTTACCCTTGAAGGGTATTCAGGGTATCTTTTTTAATACCCAGTACCCCTTGTTCAGCAATAAGAAAGTTCGGCAGGCTATGTATTATGCTATCGACATTCAGGGTATGATCGATCAGGCTCTTTATGGAGAATTTAAGAGAAGTCATAATATCGGTTTAGGCAATGTATGGGGAGGTATAGATTTTAATGACCATTCAATCCGAAAACCCGATTTTAATCCCGATACGGCAAGAAAAATGCTCGGCGAAGCCGGTTACACTGTTGTAGGTTCTGACGGAATTTTACAGAATTCGAAGGGTGAAAGAGTATCTTTTGAACTTTTGTATTCAAGGCCGAGTCTCACAGAGCGCTTGTCGATTCTTAAAGAACAGGCTAAAAAAGCCGGTGTAGAAATTGAGCTTAAGATGATGGAAAGCGGTGCTTTTAATACCGTTCTTAATAAAAAACACCAGGCTTGGTGGGGCGGTTTGAGCACGGATTATGAGCCTTCATATTGGGAACTCTTCTCAAAGGCTAATGCCGAAACGGTAGATACAACCAACTTTTTCGGATGGTGGAGTGAAGAGATGGAAAAACTTCTTGCATTTGAAGAGTCAGGACCGCCCTTGGAAGAAAAGGCTGAAAACAACAAGAAGATTGAGCGCCTTGTTCATGAAGAAGCATTGATTGTACCTAACTACTACACCGATTTTGTGAGATGCGGTGCTTGGAAGTGGATAAGAATGCCTTCCTGGGGTAACAGGAAGCTCGATATTGATGCCGACTTCATGTATTATTGGGGTTATATGTGGATTGATGACGATATCCGCCAAGAGGTTCTTAAGGCAAAAGCCGACGGCAAAATCTTTGAACCCCGTGTATGGACTCCTTCAACCCGCTATGTTTCTGAATAA
- a CDS encoding ABC transporter permease subunit, which translates to MNNYFVRRLLLIIPTFIGITLVVFAVTRIVPGGPIERAIMQRMMAQEGKTGKTSRQDSQPLNAEALAELAAFYGFDKPWPIAYLEWMGSLLRGDMGRSTKYNDPVFQMIVSKFPISLRFGIISVILIYSICIPLGIKKALKHRSLFDNVSSVFIFIGYALPGYIVAIILLQIFAFTIPWFPSGGLYSRSYMDMNFFQKVIDNVWHMFLPMIAYVIGSFAVTTMVMKNNLMENMAADYIKTAVAKGRTFKDAMWKHAFRNSIIPIAAGLGGLITIFFSGAFLIEKIFNINGMGLLSFRAIVDRDYPVVLGSLVMTSLLSLIGNILSDFILSVVDPRIRLGE; encoded by the coding sequence ATGAATAACTATTTCGTACGAAGATTGCTTTTGATTATTCCGACTTTTATAGGTATAACATTGGTGGTCTTTGCAGTAACCCGCATCGTTCCCGGAGGTCCGATTGAAAGGGCTATTATGCAGAGAATGATGGCCCAAGAAGGCAAAACAGGAAAAACAAGCAGACAGGACTCTCAGCCCCTTAATGCTGAAGCTTTGGCTGAACTTGCAGCCTTTTACGGTTTTGACAAACCTTGGCCGATCGCTTATCTCGAATGGATGGGAAGCCTTTTAAGGGGAGATATGGGGCGTTCTACAAAATATAACGATCCGGTATTTCAGATGATTGTAAGTAAATTTCCGATCTCTTTGAGGTTCGGTATTATTTCGGTTATTTTGATTTATTCAATATGTATTCCACTGGGTATAAAAAAAGCCCTAAAACACCGGAGTCTTTTTGATAACGTTTCCTCGGTGTTTATATTTATAGGTTACGCTCTCCCGGGCTACATAGTTGCTATTATCTTATTGCAAATTTTTGCATTTACTATTCCTTGGTTCCCCTCAGGCGGCCTTTATTCACGAAGTTACATGGATATGAATTTTTTCCAAAAAGTCATAGACAATGTTTGGCACATGTTCTTACCCATGATAGCCTATGTTATAGGTTCTTTTGCAGTTACAACTATGGTTATGAAAAACAACCTCATGGAAAATATGGCTGCAGATTATATTAAAACCGCTGTTGCAAAGGGTAGAACATTTAAAGATGCTATGTGGAAGCATGCCTTTAGAAACAGTATTATCCCTATTGCTGCCGGATTGGGCGGTCTTATAACCATTTTCTTTTCAGGAGCTTTCCTAATTGAGAAGATATTCAATATAAACGGTATGGGACTTCTTTCATTTAGAGCAATTGTTGATAGAGATTATCCGGTAGTATTGGGTTCCTTGGTAATGACCTCTCTTTTGAGCTTAATAGGTAATATTTTAAGCGATTTTATTCTTTCGGTGGTAGATCCCCGAATAAGGTTAGGTGAATAG
- a CDS encoding ABC transporter permease subunit, producing the protein MSDDVKSKTFLDTVKEYWGAFRNRFRMDPLMKKRFERFGEIKKAKFALIFIGVLYLLSLIAELFISNRPIMMWVDGKLYFPTYSKMLLAEDFGFRVENELELNYREFKKHVKAEKRGWVLLPFIPYNPYEADTAIAPLALTFDGTPSMGIAITSKDNLPMDDPADYKWIPVGVINGIKMAEKDYTWIKFADSASSKQPLSDFPSASRNWVGISVGRSHPNESVNASDYIWHKVGSKDNRLDLGNGKILTIRFAKGDKGQMFHPLSPSFKTRHILGTDRIGRDIFARLIYGYRIAMSFALLVAATTYFIGTIIGIAMGYFGGTFDTIFQRFIEIWERIPYLYMVMILASIFKPTFTMFVLINIAFSWTGKTWDMRAMTYRERERDYILAAKSMGASVWRIITVHILPNVIVLIVTSLPFVISGNIGALTSLDYLGYGLQPPTPSWGELLSVGTSTYLEAPWILSSAVAGFVLVLVMITFIGEGLRDAFDPRRFTVYK; encoded by the coding sequence ATGAGCGATGATGTAAAATCAAAAACTTTTTTAGATACTGTAAAAGAATATTGGGGAGCATTTAGAAACAGATTTAGAATGGATCCCCTTATGAAAAAGCGTTTTGAACGCTTTGGAGAAATTAAAAAGGCAAAATTTGCCCTTATTTTTATCGGAGTCTTATATCTCCTATCCCTTATTGCCGAGTTATTTATTTCAAACAGGCCCATTATGATGTGGGTTGACGGTAAACTCTATTTTCCAACCTATAGTAAAATGCTTTTGGCCGAAGATTTCGGTTTCAGAGTCGAAAATGAACTTGAATTAAATTACAGAGAGTTTAAAAAACATGTTAAGGCCGAAAAAAGAGGCTGGGTTCTTCTTCCCTTTATTCCATACAACCCTTATGAGGCTGATACAGCTATTGCCCCTTTGGCTCTTACTTTCGATGGAACCCCCAGTATGGGTATTGCAATTACATCTAAGGATAATCTGCCTATGGATGATCCGGCAGATTATAAGTGGATACCGGTAGGTGTTATAAACGGAATAAAAATGGCAGAAAAAGACTATACTTGGATTAAATTTGCCGATTCTGCCTCATCCAAACAGCCCTTATCAGACTTTCCTTCAGCTTCAAGAAATTGGGTCGGTATTTCTGTCGGCCGCTCTCATCCGAATGAATCTGTAAATGCTTCGGACTATATTTGGCATAAGGTAGGTTCAAAAGATAACAGACTTGACCTTGGAAACGGAAAGATTTTAACTATACGTTTTGCAAAAGGCGATAAAGGACAGATGTTCCATCCGCTTTCTCCTTCTTTTAAGACTCGTCATATTTTGGGTACCGACCGAATCGGGCGTGATATATTTGCCCGTCTTATTTACGGGTACAGAATTGCTATGTCTTTTGCTTTGCTGGTAGCTGCAACAACCTACTTTATCGGAACTATTATCGGTATTGCAATGGGCTACTTTGGAGGTACCTTTGATACTATTTTCCAAAGATTTATAGAAATATGGGAGCGCATACCCTATCTTTACATGGTTATGATCTTAGCTTCAATATTTAAGCCTACATTTACCATGTTTGTTTTAATAAATATAGCTTTCAGCTGGACAGGAAAAACTTGGGATATGAGGGCTATGACATACAGAGAAAGAGAAAGAGACTATATTTTGGCTGCAAAGTCGATGGGAGCCAGTGTATGGCGTATAATTACCGTGCATATTTTGCCCAACGTTATAGTTCTAATCGTTACATCTTTACCCTTTGTAATATCTGGAAATATAGGGGCTTTAACCTCTCTTGACTATTTAGGTTACGGTTTACAGCCTCCTACACCGAGTTGGGGAGAACTTTTAAGCGTCGGAACTTCTACATACTTGGAAGCTCCGTGGATTCTTTCTTCGGCTGTGGCAGGTTTTGTACTTGTTTTGGTTATGATCACCTTTATAGGTGAGGGCTTGCGGGATGCCTTTGACCCGCGCAGATTTACGGTATATAAATAG
- a CDS encoding extracellular solute-binding protein produces MKTLKRLTMLILLVSVALGIIACGGTGADGGAAAKGPIAKAEAIMAEETAAGVPDFTSPPVEDKNLKVSGMPEEVVWITSNPKDLSSKDTKKGGTLHLSLGEYPTTFRYVGPESNTGTRGLMWPHAVFLSTNPETQEYMPYAATHWAFGADNQTVYYKLNEKAKWSDGVPCTADDFVFAWESFCSPNLEAPWYNNYYSKLEVKKINDYCVSVKYLESDQLPKVSLVDVTNFNPRPKHFHNGEVKKGWYNEYNWKVEPTTGPYVVNPDKSVQGEMLIVEKVKDWWGNVYPHWKNRCNIDTVEYKVITGGQDMVENYFWNGELDFFAMNIPATWRRCATNENITKGYVDRWVVNYLPLQGMQGIFFNTKFPLFSNKKVRQAMYYAIDIQGMIDQALYGEYKRNHNIGLGQVWGGVDFNDHTIRKPDFNPDTARKMLGEAGYTVVGSDGILQNSKGERVSFELLYSWPHHTERLSILKEQAKKAGVEIELKMMESGAFNTVLNKKHQAWWGGMSTGYEPSYWQYFSKANAEKVSTNNSFGWWSEEMEKLLEFEESGPPLEAKAENNKKIERLVHEEALVLPHYYLDFLRSGVWKWIRMPSWGNRKLDVEADFLEYWGYMWIDEDIRQEVLKAKAEGKTFEPRVWTPSTRYISE; encoded by the coding sequence ATGAAAACATTGAAAAGATTAACTATGTTAATTCTTTTGGTTTCAGTTGCTCTCGGAATCATCGCTTGCGGCGGTACAGGAGCTGACGGCGGAGCTGCTGCAAAGGGCCCCATCGCTAAGGCTGAAGCAATTATGGCAGAGGAAACTGCGGCCGGTGTACCCGATTTTACTTCACCGCCCGTAGAGGACAAGAACCTCAAGGTTTCAGGTATGCCTGAGGAAGTAGTTTGGATTACAAGCAATCCTAAGGACTTATCATCAAAAGATACAAAGAAGGGCGGAACATTGCATCTTTCTTTGGGCGAGTATCCTACGACATTTAGGTACGTCGGTCCCGAATCAAACACAGGTACAAGAGGTTTAATGTGGCCCCACGCCGTATTCCTAAGTACAAACCCTGAAACACAGGAGTACATGCCCTATGCTGCAACTCACTGGGCATTCGGTGCCGATAATCAGACTGTTTACTACAAACTCAATGAAAAGGCAAAATGGTCTGACGGTGTTCCATGTACGGCAGATGACTTTGTCTTTGCCTGGGAATCTTTCTGTTCTCCCAACCTCGAGGCTCCTTGGTACAATAACTACTACAGCAAACTCGAAGTTAAAAAAATTAACGACTACTGTGTTTCCGTTAAGTACTTGGAATCGGACCAGTTACCCAAGGTATCTCTTGTAGATGTTACTAACTTTAATCCCCGGCCCAAGCACTTCCATAACGGAGAAGTTAAAAAAGGCTGGTACAACGAATATAACTGGAAAGTTGAGCCTACAACAGGTCCTTATGTCGTAAATCCTGATAAGAGTGTTCAGGGTGAAATGCTCATCGTTGAAAAAGTTAAGGACTGGTGGGGTAATGTTTATCCGCACTGGAAAAACCGCTGTAATATCGATACAGTCGAATACAAGGTTATCACCGGCGGACAGGACATGGTTGAAAACTACTTCTGGAACGGAGAACTCGACTTCTTTGCTATGAATATTCCTGCAACATGGAGAAGATGTGCAACAAACGAAAACATTACCAAAGGTTATGTAGACCGCTGGGTTGTAAACTATCTCCCCCTACAGGGTATGCAAGGTATCTTCTTTAATACCAAGTTCCCCTTGTTCAGCAACAAGAAAGTTAGACAGGCTATGTACTATGCCATCGACATTCAGGGTATGATCGATCAGGCCCTCTATGGCGAATATAAGCGAAATCACAACATCGGTTTAGGCCAGGTATGGGGTGGTGTAGATTTTAATGACCACACAATTAGAAAGCCTGACTTTAATCCCGATACGGCAAGAAAAATGCTCGGTGAAGCAGGCTACACTGTTGTAGGTTCTGACGGAATCTTACAGAATTCGAAGGGTGAAAGAGTTTCCTTTGAGCTTTTGTATTCATGGCCTCACCACACAGAGCGATTGTCAATTCTTAAAGAACAGGCTAAAAAAGCCGGTGTAGAAATTGAGCTTAAGATGATGGAAAGCGGAGCTTTTAATACTGTTCTTAACAAAAAACATCAGGCTTGGTGGGGCGGTATGAGCACAGGTTATGAGCCCTCATATTGGCAGTACTTCTCAAAAGCTAATGCCGAAAAGGTAAGTACAAACAACTCTTTCGGCTGGTGGAGCGAAGAGATGGAAAAACTCCTTGAATTTGAAGAGTCGGGACCGCCCTTGGAAGCAAAAGCTGAAAACAACAAGAAGATTGAACGCCTTGTACACGAAGAAGCCTTAGTTCTTCCCCATTACTACCTCGACTTCTTGAGAAGCGGTGTTTGGAAGTGGATAAGAATGCCTTCATGGGGTAACAGAAAGCTCGATGTTGAGGCCGACTTCTTAGAGTACTGGGGTTATATGTGGATTGATGAAGATATCCGTCAAGAGGTTCTTAAGGCAAAAGCTGAAGGCAAAACCTTTGAACCCCGTGTATGGACTCCTTCAACCCGCTATATCTCGGAATAA
- a CDS encoding ABC transporter ATP-binding protein, with amino-acid sequence MSGENLLTIEDLSVAFKSGAGAPVEVIDRVSLKLERGKTLSLVGESGCGKSVTASSVMRILPQPYGIVTNGKILFEGQNILDLPIEEMYKKRGAEIAMIFQEPMTALNPVHIVEKQIGEVFELHRPEIAKDERQTHVLKVLKDVEMPSAEQRLKNYPFQLSGGMRQRVMIAMALAGHPKLLIADEPTTALDVTVQAQILALIKALQEKNNMSVLYITHDMGVVAEVSDDVAVMYAGQIVETADVNTIFKNPRHPYTRGLIASMPKMNSEPKTHLPYIKGAVPSPRAYPATCRFAERCSYATDYCRSNTPQLEEFEPGHFIRCFRAKELD; translated from the coding sequence ATGAGTGGAGAAAACCTTCTCACGATTGAGGACCTTTCCGTTGCTTTTAAAAGCGGTGCAGGGGCTCCTGTAGAGGTAATAGACAGAGTATCGTTAAAATTGGAACGAGGAAAGACTTTATCCCTTGTAGGGGAGTCAGGCTGCGGAAAAAGTGTAACAGCTTCTTCGGTTATGCGTATTTTACCTCAACCATACGGAATTGTTACCAATGGAAAAATTCTTTTTGAGGGTCAAAATATTTTGGATCTGCCCATCGAAGAGATGTATAAAAAACGCGGTGCAGAGATTGCGATGATCTTCCAAGAACCTATGACGGCTTTAAACCCTGTGCACATTGTTGAAAAGCAAATTGGAGAAGTCTTTGAACTTCACCGTCCGGAAATAGCAAAGGACGAAAGACAAACACACGTTTTGAAGGTTTTAAAAGATGTAGAAATGCCGTCGGCAGAACAGCGTTTAAAAAACTATCCTTTTCAGCTTTCGGGCGGAATGAGACAGCGTGTTATGATTGCTATGGCGCTTGCAGGCCATCCTAAACTGCTTATTGCAGATGAACCTACAACGGCCTTGGACGTTACCGTTCAAGCCCAAATCTTGGCCCTAATAAAGGCCTTACAAGAAAAAAATAATATGAGTGTTCTGTACATCACGCATGATATGGGTGTTGTTGCAGAAGTCAGTGATGATGTTGCGGTTATGTATGCCGGACAAATTGTGGAAACCGCCGATGTTAATACTATTTTTAAAAACCCTCGTCATCCTTACACAAGAGGATTAATTGCGTCCATGCCCAAGATGAATTCTGAGCCGAAGACGCATCTACCATATATTAAAGGTGCAGTACCTTCTCCAAGGGCCTATCCTGCTACCTGCCGATTTGCAGAAAGATGTTCTTATGCAACCGATTATTGCCGATCAAATACGCCTCAACTTGAGGAATTTGAACCCGGACATTTTATCAGATGCTTTAGGGCAAAGGAGTTAGACTAA
- a CDS encoding ABC transporter ATP-binding protein: protein MAERQPIFEAVDLVQEFSQGKYTKNVVHALNGVNIKVYPGETLGLVGETGCGKSTLCRAMMRLYKPTSGKVLYKGKSIESLPERKLRDVRRNVQMIFQDPADSMNSRMNVGYIIEEPLLIQTKMAPHERKEKVMGLLKYVGLPEDAYYRYPHEFSGGQRQRIAIARALVLDPEVVVCDEPVSALDVSVQSQVLNLLLDMQKERNLTLLFISHGLNVVKHMSDRVAVMYLGSIMEMAPSVDIYKDPLHPYTQALIAAIPDTDPDNRRRRIPFTGEIPSPIHLPTGCPFHLNCSKKIDKCAVEKPVLREVEEGHMCACHLV from the coding sequence ATGGCCGAAAGACAACCTATTTTTGAAGCAGTAGACTTAGTTCAAGAATTTTCTCAGGGAAAATATACTAAAAATGTTGTTCATGCCTTAAACGGGGTAAATATAAAAGTATACCCCGGAGAAACCCTCGGTCTTGTAGGCGAAACAGGCTGCGGAAAGAGTACTCTTTGCCGAGCTATGATGCGTCTTTATAAGCCCACTTCAGGTAAAGTCCTTTATAAAGGCAAGAGCATCGAAAGTTTGCCTGAGAGAAAGTTGAGGGATGTACGCCGAAATGTTCAGATGATTTTCCAAGATCCTGCCGACTCCATGAATTCCAGAATGAATGTCGGTTATATCATTGAAGAACCTCTTCTTATTCAGACAAAAATGGCTCCGCACGAAAGAAAAGAAAAGGTTATGGGGCTTTTAAAATATGTAGGTCTTCCGGAAGATGCTTATTACCGATATCCCCACGAATTTTCAGGGGGCCAGCGTCAGCGTATTGCTATAGCCAGAGCCCTTGTTTTGGATCCTGAAGTCGTTGTATGCGATGAACCTGTAAGTGCTCTAGATGTTTCGGTTCAATCGCAGGTATTAAACCTCCTATTGGATATGCAAAAAGAAAGAAATCTAACCCTTTTGTTTATTTCGCACGGCCTAAATGTCGTTAAGCACATGTCGGATAGGGTTGCAGTTATGTATTTGGGCTCTATTATGGAGATGGCTCCTTCGGTGGATATTTATAAAGATCCCTTACATCCTTATACTCAGGCCCTGATAGCGGCTATTCCCGATACTGATCCCGATAACAGACGCAGAAGAATTCCTTTTACAGGTGAAATACCTTCACCGATTCATCTTCCTACGGGTTGTCCTTTCCATTTAAACTGCTCAAAGAAAATTGATAAGTGCGCGGTTGAAAAACCTGTGCTTAGAGAAGTTGAAGAAGGGCATATGTGTGCCTGCCATCTGGTATAA